DNA sequence from the Rattus rattus isolate New Zealand chromosome 2, Rrattus_CSIRO_v1, whole genome shotgun sequence genome:
gcatttggaagacagtgggagatggatgggtctttgtgagttcaaggccagcctggtttacagatcaAGTTCTAGAACAactaggactacacagaaaagtcctgtctcaaaaccctgGTACTTCCCCCAAAAAACTAAATATGGGCCTGGTGCCCGGTCTTGTAATCCTAGCTACTCAGgacaaggcaggaagattgcaagttcaagccTTCCCTGAGCTataaaatgagttcaaggcctgcctggatatttagtgagactctgtctcaaaaaatacaaaaaaacaaaacaaaacaaaacaaaaacaaaaacccaaaaaccaggCATAAAGTggcagaatgtttgcctagcatatacGAAGTGCAGGGTCTAATTCCTGGGGGTCTGGGGTAGGTAGGGATGGGGAGTGAGAGGTTTGGGGATCAAGCCAGAGGCTCCAACCAACCCAACAACCCCAACTGGTAAATTGGCCAATATTTAGCCACCACTCACACATGGTTagatgctctctccctccctccccacgtCCTTCCCTCTACatgtgtagaagaaggcaaacGTATCCATGCAGGCCCAGACGAAAGGCTGGTGTCTTCCTagattattctctttcttttaaaaaaactgtttaaaaatctgggtgtggtggtttccCAGCACtcgagacagagacaagaggatctctgagtttgaggccagcatggtctgcagagcaaattccaggacagccagggctacacagagaaaccaggtcTCCAAAGACAAAATTCAAAGGTACAAAGACTTCCACAGGTGTGGGGCACACACATTGAATCAAAACACTCatagacagaaaaataactaaattttaagatttaaaaaacgTTTATGTGTATGCATCAAGTAAgtttatgtgtgctgtgtgcgtTCCTGGCGCCTACAGAGGTCGGAAGAGGGTGTtaggtcccctgggactggagcgtAAATGGATGTTTGCCTCCATGGGgttactgggaatggaacccaggtcctctggaagagtagccagtgctcttaaccaccgaaccatcaGCACAGCcttggagacaggatctttcagTGAACCTAGAGCTAATTCATTCAGTTCTGCTGGCTTTCGGTGACCTtcagatatctgcctgtctcctggaGTTAGAAGTCTTCACCATATTCAGGTTATGTGAATGGTACTGTtacaaattcaggtcctcatgccccAAAGACCCGTTCTTGCAAATGTCTGCCCACCTTCGAAAACTGCTCTGTAgatcattttatgtttatttaaaggcatctttattttattttattttatttttttggagctggggaccgaacctagggccttgcgcttgctaggcaagcgctctaccactgaactaaatccctaaCCCTAAAGGCATCTTACGTAATCTATGTTGGTTAATATTCAACCCACGCTCCGCAGCCTGAAATTTATGCCTCCAGCAGTTTCTCCAACACACGTTTCATCTGTAAGGGTATTATTAGGACATTCTAGTACTCGGGATAGGAAGCAGTTTCTCGCCTCTATGCTTGGAGCCATTTTAAACAGCAAGATAACCCATGTAAAACACCACAAAAGATTCAGAAACAAGGGTGACTGATATCCGGTAAAATAGACACACTTGTGCAGTGAGAGAGAGGtgaaacaagaacagaaagtaCGTCCTCGCTTACCTTCAGCTGGGAGGATGTGTCAGATGACTCGGGAAATCTTAACAGCCCTGTGTGGTCACATTTTAATCCTCACACTCGAGTCAGGAGtgggtgaatctctgtgagttggtgGCCAGCTTGGATATGTAGCAGGTTCCAGGCTAAccaagctacatagtgagatgctgtctcagtgTGCACGTAtgcgtgtggggtgtgtgtgtgtgtgtgtgtgtgtgtgtgtgtgtgtgtgtgtgtgattaactAATTTAATTtactgggtcctctgaaagaacagtaagtgctctttaccgctaagccatttctctaatCCCGGggagctcattttttttttaacacttggtGCATATTAGTGAATAACTGAAAAAATACCACTGGCCAATATTTAGCCACCACTCACACATGGACagatgctctctccctctctccccacctccttccctctaCATGTGTAGAAGAAGGCACACATATCCATGTAGGCCCAGACGAAGGTTGGTGTCTTTCTAGATTATTTTGGAATAAATGTTAGGGAATAGTTGTATTGACAAATCGCAATTTGTGAATAATGAGGCTCAAATATACTGGTTAAATAAGTAAACCACGaaactctgtaaaatacaaaaaaaaaaaaaaaaaaaaaaaaaaaaaaaaaaagctggcgaGACAACCTCAGCATCCTGTAAAAGCCAGGTATAGCAGCATGTGTCTCTAACTCCAGCACAGGGGAGTGGATTCTGGCAACCCACTAGTAGCCATTCTAATCAAAACTGAACTCTGAGTTCACTGATAGTCCTTGTCTTAGGAAGACgtggggccagagaggtggcccagtgggtaaacTTGCTGGCCCTACAAGCCTGGTAGCTttagttcaatcctcagaaccgtGTGTGGGTAGAAGGAGACAATGGACTCCACAACATTGTCCTCTCATTTCCAAATGCACACCATGGCACAGGCACATgctataataataaatgaaagaaggCCAAGccttggtggcacacgcctttaattctaaCGCTGAGGAagcggaggcagggggatctctgagaccagcctgaactacatattAATTTCCACACAGCTAGGAGCtacatctcaaaaaacaaacaaaccagtaaggTTATAAAAAAACTGAGGCCACACAATGAGCACACTCTGTATGCATacaaatgtacatacatgcacaataaGTGTGCACAGATACAACTTTACAAAcattcttttttgtatgttttgttttctgagacagcatttctttgtgtggtcctggctgtaacatactttcttttctttttttttttagagatttatgttgtattttatatataagtacactgtagctgtcttcagacacaccagaaaagggcatcagatcccattacagatggttgtgagccaccatgtggttgctggaaattgaactcaggacctttggaagagcagtcagtgctcttaaccactgagccatctctccggtggTAATATAGGTTCTTAAAATGTAGGttacagctggagagatgacttagtgggtaGGAccatggctgctcttgcaaaggacctggatcGTGTTCCTaacactcacatggtggctcacaaccatctgtaactccattcctaGAGGATCcacacccttttctctccaaggataccaggcacacatatggtatacatacatatatatacatatatatacatgtatatatatgtatatatatatgtatgtatatatatgtgtgtgtatatatatatatatatatacacacacacacatatgcatgcatatgggAAAAAGACTCATGCACATAAATGAATCAGGGAGAAAATTTAGAGGGTAGGTGTGGCCACCGAAAGAAACATAAACTAGAACATAAACACTTCACTGACATCAAAGGCTCACAGCCGTGCAGGTCACACACCAATGGCAAAGGCACAAAACTGCCCAAATTTGGAAACTGAGGGAACCTATTTGCAGGGTGGCCCACACTACTACCAGTCAGACATGAACAAAATCGTAGTGTATGCTCTGCAGGAAGGTTCCATATGGTAGCCAGGGTCAGGTTGGGGGCCATTCACCTCCTCTGTGTTTCGGGTCACATAGGGCTGGTTTTTGAAGGTAGTTTTCCCCTTTCTGCTTCTAGGTCGTCTGGGTAAGCAGCACAACCCAGTGTGGGTCGAATGAGTTTAAATACGAGAACTTCTGCTGCCAACTCTGCCCTGCTGGTGAGTCCTGGGATGCTTTGCAGAGGTCTGGCCTTCTGACTGGAAAAAGGTGCTACAGGCCTTTAGCCAGGGCTGGGCTGGAGACTGCACTGAGAGAGGTAGAATCTAACTGAAGTAGGGAAATGGGGGTCACCTTGGCAACCAGCTGCTTCTTGGCCTCCTATCCGCCCTCCCCCCTACCCAAGCACTGCCCCTGGCTTTGGAGGGCAGAAACCAGAGAGGTGGGTGTGATGTGTTCTGCAGAAACAGCAAGGATCTACAGGAGAAAAGGCATTTGTGTGCCTGCACCTGGACCCCAGCCCAATCCCACAAAACTATCAACACATTTCTGTAGGCACTCCTACCTGCAAACACACTTACATGTGCACTTATATGCAGATGAGTCAGTGGACAGCCGTTTGGGTctgtacacacacctgcacacacttaTGGGCACATAGCCATGTGTGGGCACATCCCTACAAGCACACTGCAGAAACCAGATGGGACTGATTTGATTGACGGATGCGGAAGCCGGCACATGCACAGAGCTCCTGTTGTTAGGAGTGTGTGTCTCTCCTGTGCTTCTTCCATAGGCTGAGAAGATAGCCACCGTGTAACTCATGTGCTGGGGACCTCGTCTTTAGAATTTGGAGCTCTGCAAAATCATCCTGGGCAGGCAGGAATGGAAGGGGGAGACGGGCATATAGGCTGATTATAGGTCCGCTCTCTGGGAGTAGAGAGGAAGAACCTTACACAGACACCCTGGAGGATGTCAGTCTCAGCCAAGGGCTGATGCAAGGCCTCCACACGCTAAGTATGAAGACTATGGCTGGGTATCCAACTAGAAAGTTCCAAGGTGGCTAGGAGCCCAGGAGTGGGTAGTGTGGGAGGTCTGGCCACCAAGGACATCAGAGGATAGGGCTTTTGCTGGGCCCTTAGacacttctttttcctctcttcataGGCACTCACCTCATTAATCCATGCCAGAGGAACCATGGTGAGAGTGAATGTTCCCCATGTCAAGCTCAGCACTTCACAGAAGTGAACAACAGTAACTCCCGCTGCTCTCGCTGCTCTGAGTGCCGGGATGGTAAGCACGCAGCTGTGGCCATGAGGGCAGCCTCATGATGGTTAAAGAATGAAGACTGATAGGGAGAGGGGCCTCAAGTAGATAAGAAAGATGCCCAACTCTGACTTCTTCACACTCCTTACCTGACACAAAGGCCTGATGGGCTTTTTctcacctccaccccaccacctCTCCCACGATAGAACACCTGAAAGAAAACGTTGGGGGCTGGATTCTCCTTGGGTGGGCACCCGCTCATTTCCCAGGAGGCTGCTTGGGTTATGTGCCTAGGGGGAAGAGCCTGAGAAGGTGACTTTAATATGTCATTGAGTGGTGTATGTTAGGACGAACTCCCACCCGGATGACCTGTTTCCACAGACCAAGAAGAAGTGTCCGAGTGCTCCAGTACTGCTGATCGTAAGTGCTGGTGTAAGCAGGGCACCTACTGTGATTCTGAAAACTGTGTGGAGATGTGCCATGATTGCAGCAGGTACCAGCCGGGAGAGGGATACTGAATAGAGTTCCCTGTTCCTGCCCGCTAGCCCCCTAGTCTCTGAGTCCCTGTCTGGAGAGGGGCTCCTTAGGGAAGCACCTGCCACAGAGACAAAATCAAAGGATGCTTCCTCCTGGACGCTGCCTGGAGTCAGTGCTCATTCCTTCGCtaactcattcactcactcaacaAACAGCCTTTGAGCCCCAACAGTGAAAGACATAGAACATAATGCTATGTATGTATCCAGCACCATTAGTGGTAGACTGGGGATGAGGCTAAATTGGTAGTGTTTATATGTGCAgcatgtataaggccctgggttctgtctccaGAATTATAACCCAGGTGTGGTTAGCCTGGCCCcggggaagtagagggagaagggtcaggagttcaaggtcaactacatagcaagtttgaaatCAGCTCGGGGtaagagatactgtctcaaaagcaaTACTGGTGAGCGAGTTCATGACCATGGGGACCATAACATACTCTGTTGGAGGAATCACTCTGACAAGATTACCTTTGAGTAAAGACTCAGTGAATCAGGGAGAGATGGGACCATGAAAGTTTGGGGGACAGAATTCTAGGCAGAGAGGGTGACAAATGTGACTCAGTTAGGAGTGGGGAAGGAGCGCTAGGGAGGTGGCCCAAGGATAAGCATGTACTGCTTTCCTAAGGACCTGACTGAGTTCACTGATCCCACATCAAGGGACTCACAGTTGCCTatagccccagctccagggactcgaatgtcctcttctggtgacCACTTAcaaaactatacatggaatgaAACAGAAAGTTATTCTTGTGTGCTTCTGGAGCCCAGAAGTCCAACATCAGAGGTTTTCACCAGTCCTCACGCCCTCTGCAGGCTCtggggcagtggctctcaaccttcctaatgctgcagttCTTTTTAACACggtatggtgacccccaaccataaaatatctatctatctatctatctatctatctatctatctatctatctatctatctacctacctacctatctatctacctacctacctaccaacctacctacctacctacctattttgGGTTTTCAaattagggtttctctgtgtagccctggatgtcctggaacttgctttgtagaccaggctggccttgaactcacagagacctgcctgcctctgctttctgagtgatgagattaaaggGGTACCCCACCACTGCCAgctcaaaaaattatttttgttgttactttataactgtaattttgctgctgttatgaatcatcatgtaaaaaagtcataaaataaataaatatttattttttatgggcATAggggtttgcctgcatgtctgaGGCCCATGGAGGCCCaaagagggtgttgaatcccctgggaCTGCAGTTATAGCTGCTAGTGGGTCACCATGTAGATGTTGGGAATAGAATCTatgttctctagaagagcagaaaatgttcttaaccactaacctatctctctgcacacatacactcctTCTTCtatttaagacagagtcttactgtgcATCACTGGTAGGCCTGGAAGTCCCAGCCAGACTGGTTTGAACTCACGACATTCTGCCTGtgtttgcttcccaagtgctttgATTTgttcaccaccacaccaggctatAGCTTACACCTCTGAGGCAGGCTACACATGCTTAAACATAATTCAGGAGCCTCTGAACTGTGAGGGGAGGAACCTGATGTGAGTGAAGACTGCCTTCAACTCTAGTGCGATGGAGGCTCTTGCTTGTCTGTAcctgctttcctcttcctcatctttgtcTCTAGGAAGACTTTCCTCTATGTGGTCttgtgtccccgccagcggggacccagttattcagggtcccgaagaggccttctacctgtgggccaaaatgggggtgaagagaagaaggagaccaagcaagagttctgttgtcaaggtctctgtttattgggatgaacattgcagcttttaaggctttcaggtagggggagtgagctttgtgaaatatgaaggagggggagatgagggtataggcagtgatagctggagg
Encoded proteins:
- the LOC116893615 gene encoding tumor necrosis factor receptor superfamily member 26-like isoform X2 — protein: MMGKLKTLLLPGLLLWVVWVSSTTQCGSNEFKYENFCCQLCPAGTHLINPCQRNHGESECSPCQAQHFTEVNNSNSRCSRCSECRDDQEEVSECSSTADRKCWCKQGTYCDSENCVEMCHDCSSCPEGRVIKECNATMDTVCDSKQGLSGHSPELWVILVSIAATAAVIATVIVIIYYCCYKKGEMIQLWKYLHYAIESWKVSRWHSRSSPD